The following proteins are encoded in a genomic region of alpha proteobacterium U9-1i:
- a CDS encoding aspartate 1-decarboxylase, which produces MRQVLHAKLHNGYTTDANVNYVGSIEIDQDLTDAVGLWVGERVLVVSNTSGARLETYIIAGKRGSGVISMNGAAARLIGKGEQIIVMGFELSAKPVKPKVVLLDERNRIVEWLEGEHNGLAQGVR; this is translated from the coding sequence ATGCGCCAGGTGCTGCACGCGAAACTGCACAACGGGTACACGACAGACGCCAACGTCAATTACGTCGGCTCCATCGAAATCGACCAGGACCTGACCGACGCCGTCGGCCTCTGGGTCGGCGAAAGGGTGCTGGTCGTCTCCAACACCTCGGGGGCGCGGCTGGAAACCTATATCATCGCCGGCAAGCGCGGTTCGGGCGTAATTTCAATGAATGGCGCGGCCGCGCGGCTGATCGGCAAGGGCGAGCAGATCATCGTGATGGGCTTCGAGCTCTCAGCCAAGCCGGTGAAGCCCAAGGTGGTCCTGCTCGACGAGCGTAACCGGATCGTCGAATGGCTGGAGGGCGAGCACAATGGGCTGGCCCAGGGCGTCCGCTAG